The following coding sequences lie in one Thalassoglobus polymorphus genomic window:
- a CDS encoding alpha/beta hydrolase, with protein MNKSSTLDQIPEKMTLRRQLIRLVLLAGFTYLGFCLMLAFLQRKLIYVPRAAPVLLAESGYPEERIREIVLSVDDGLNLYGWYCLPDTGKAPASPRLALIFPGNGGNRLNRVRILELVNDLGCAALIVDYRGYGGSHGAPSEEAIATDCRKVWGFATGELGFSNDQIIVFGQSLGGGVATRLVWELCQENQAPAGLVLQATFTSLVDAAQHRFPWLPVNLLLVDRYPSINRIPDITCPLLMLHGRQDEIVPLQLGERLFAVAPEVSANGIQKRFVELPDAGHNDIYHVALDDVIKAKREFLDSIQDASRGTD; from the coding sequence ATGAACAAGTCGTCGACGCTTGATCAGATACCGGAGAAAATGACGCTCAGACGTCAGTTGATCAGGCTGGTTTTGTTAGCAGGATTCACTTACCTGGGGTTTTGTTTGATGCTGGCGTTTCTTCAGCGCAAGTTGATTTATGTTCCGCGAGCTGCACCGGTCTTGCTTGCAGAATCTGGTTACCCTGAGGAGCGAATTCGCGAAATCGTTCTTTCCGTTGATGACGGCCTGAACCTCTACGGGTGGTATTGTCTGCCCGATACCGGCAAGGCGCCGGCATCTCCCAGGTTGGCACTGATCTTTCCCGGGAATGGTGGCAACCGGCTCAATCGCGTGCGAATTTTGGAGTTAGTGAATGACCTTGGTTGTGCTGCTCTGATTGTCGATTATCGCGGCTACGGTGGGAGTCATGGTGCTCCTTCAGAGGAAGCGATCGCGACTGATTGCCGAAAGGTTTGGGGGTTCGCCACAGGCGAACTGGGATTCTCAAACGATCAGATTATCGTCTTTGGACAATCGTTGGGTGGTGGCGTTGCGACTCGTCTCGTCTGGGAGCTTTGTCAGGAAAATCAGGCACCAGCGGGGCTCGTTCTTCAGGCAACGTTTACTTCTCTCGTGGATGCCGCTCAACACCGTTTCCCGTGGCTGCCGGTCAATCTGTTACTTGTTGACAGGTATCCGTCAATCAATCGCATCCCCGATATTACCTGTCCTCTACTCATGCTGCACGGAAGGCAGGATGAAATTGTTCCACTCCAGCTTGGAGAGCGACTCTTTGCGGTGGCACCAGAGGTCTCCGCAAACGGAATTCAGAAACGTTTCGTCGAGCTTCCAGATGCGGGGCATAATGATATTTATCATGTGGCGTTGGACGATGTGATAAAGGCAAAGCGTGAGTTTCTTGACTCGATTCAAGACGCGTCCCGCGGAACTGATTAG
- a CDS encoding DNA-3-methyladenine glycosylase family protein, with the protein MPLLDPQLLADAHRHLSGSDDVLAEVIREVGPCTLDRQTNRYRSLLRAIVGQQISSAAAKSVFNKLEVAVHSKTLNPEAVSRLTVADLRGAGLSSQKVRYVQDLTEHVLDKRLKLRSLHYKSDNEVIELLTDVKGIGEWTAQMFLMFSLGRPDIMPWGDLGIQVAIRNLYGFSELPNKAECLEISRPWRPYATIASWYLWRTLD; encoded by the coding sequence ATGCCTCTGCTTGATCCGCAACTTCTGGCTGATGCGCATCGACATTTGTCCGGTTCCGATGACGTTCTCGCAGAAGTGATTCGTGAAGTTGGACCATGTACTCTTGATCGTCAAACAAATCGATATCGCAGCTTGCTCCGGGCGATTGTCGGTCAACAAATCTCCTCTGCGGCAGCGAAGTCTGTCTTCAATAAGCTCGAAGTTGCCGTTCATTCTAAAACGCTGAATCCGGAAGCTGTCTCGAGACTGACTGTGGCGGACCTGCGTGGTGCCGGGCTGTCTTCACAGAAGGTTCGCTACGTTCAGGATTTGACAGAACATGTTCTCGATAAAAGATTGAAGCTTCGTTCCCTGCATTACAAAAGCGACAATGAAGTCATTGAGTTGCTGACTGATGTCAAAGGGATTGGCGAATGGACGGCACAGATGTTTCTCATGTTCTCACTCGGGCGTCCTGATATCATGCCGTGGGGAGATCTGGGAATACAGGTCGCAATACGTAATCTGTATGGGTTTTCGGAGTTACCAAACAAAGCAGAATGCCTCGAAATTTCGCGTCCTTGGCGTCCGTATGCTACAATTGCCAGCTGGTATTTGTGGCGAACACTCGACTGA